In the genome of Eschrichtius robustus isolate mEscRob2 chromosome 12, mEscRob2.pri, whole genome shotgun sequence, one region contains:
- the CDHR4 gene encoding cadherin-related family member 4 has product MVLLRPLVLLLALVVSDLHCLPWFINVSESQGPGTILQSFSFNCSSHTPTLELLHVQPPTTFFNPPSLTRWQGIYVGKMTLSSSARLDALTVNHYELQLRFTCGNHVMEGPLSVDVQRDPGRIQCAGRFASPAGEIIQVPETVTPGTRLYTLLLPGQGAQMSITSAQDPPYFPGPFSINGQGWLQAPSQGLKGQAQKVFQLQILVTFGQGRSCCGTLTVKVLPAPSSQVSFLQQAQNITIPENLVPGSKVVQVQARGFNVRYEILSPVPCRLFSIGRVDGVVRTTSPLELAQAPDAAVTRLRVKAFERLRPWASAELDFRVDVQSVNRWPPRCTPALLVTQIPETTPVGTVLNTFTCTDPDSPGSTLDYQLLFHSPAGAASLCLQDRVLEVNATLDCDTPGACFHHAASILVLDSGQPLMTTEVPVLVMVTPVNEFSPACVPRTFRVREDAGPHALLGSVVGKDMDYPHDSIEYSTPGGSATFAVDRLSGEVRLLGPLDYELQKLHRLTVLLTDHSQDQDPTCHRSGSCTITIEVEDVNDHAPECEPPFQELTIHTHLGRSMEVTRVSCQVPQEPQRLAFSYSIVGGNSRSQFSLQGAVLVHNDLMLGPSWPEQPHTYELLIRVADAGPSTPHLSTTATVIVHLVPWRASTVATSTHRATVTSMMTPLLVTDTEAFWQPEPWFVVVLTVTSALLLLALGWLLSRLLRGLAQVLQAPSKSTQALLLNSIQGTEGSVERFMEAPRMETPQAPSSVMSLHFDGRAQDPRTGRDYLFNTHTGARRWL; this is encoded by the exons ATGGTGCTGCTCAGGCCCCTGGTGCTTCTTCTTGCTCTGGTTGTCTCTG ACCTCCACTGCCTGCCCTGGTTCATAAATGTCTCTGAGAGCCAGGGACCTGGCACCATCCTTCAGTCTTTCTCCTTCAACTGCTCTTCACACACACCCACCCTGGAGTTGCTCCATGTGCAGCCACCCACCACCTTCTTCAACCCACCTAGCCTAACTAGATGGCAGGGGATCTATGTGGGCAAG ATGACCTTGAGCAGCTCGGCCCGGCTGGATGCCCTGACAGTGAACCACTATGAGCTGCAGCTGCGGTTCACATGTGGCAACCATGTGATGGAGGGACCACTCTCTGTGGATGTGCAGCGGGACCCTGGTCGTATCCAGTGTGCTGGTCGATTTGCCAGCCCAG CTGGGGAAATCATTCAGGTGCCAGAAACTGTCACACCTGGGACCCGGCTGTACACTCTGCTGCTCCCAGGCCAGGGAGCCCAG ATGAGCATCACCAGTGCCCAGGATCCGCCATACTTCCCTGGACCTTTCTCTATCAATGGGCAGGGTTGGCTGCAGGCACCATCCCAGGGCCTCAAAGGCCAGGCTCAAAAG GTCTTCCAGCTTCAGATCCTGGTGACCTTTGGACAAGGCCGAAGCTGCTGTGGGACGCTGACAGTGAAAGTTTTGCCTGCTCCCTCCAGCCAGGTCTCCTTCCT GCAGCAAGCCCAGAATATCACCATCCCGGAGAACCTGGTCCCCGGAAGTAAGGTGGTTCAGGTCCAGGCCCGGGGCTTCAATGTGCGCTACGAAATCCTCTCCCCAGTGCCCTGCCGGCTCTTCTCCATCGGACGCG TCGACGGAGTGGTCCGGACAACCTCGCCCCTGGAGCTGGCGCAAGCCCCAGACGCCGCGGTCACTAGGCTGCGGGTGAAGGCCTTTGAGCGGCTCCGGCCGTGGGCCAGCGCCGAGCTTGATTTCAGGGTGGACGTGCAGTCAGTCAACCGCTGGCCCCCGCGCTGCACACCAGCGCTGCTGGT GACTCAAATCCCCGAGACCACGCCTGTGGGCACCGTGCTGAATACCTTCACTTGCACTGACCCGGACTCTCCTGGCTCCACCCTGGACTACCAGCTGCTGTTCCACAGCCCTGCTGGCGCAGCCAGCCTCTGCCTTCAAGACAGAGTCCTGGAG GTGAATGCCACACTGGACTGTGACACTCCTGGCGCCTGCTTTCATCATGCAGCTTCCATCCTGGTGCTTGATAGTGGTCAGCCTCTGATGACCA CTGAGGTGCCAGTACTGGTGATGGTGACACCTGTCAACGAGTTCTCCCCAGCCTGTGTCCCACGCACATTCCGGGTTCGTGAGGATGCAGGGCCCCACGCTCTTCTGGGCTCTGTGGTGGGCAAGGACATGGATTACCCGCACGACAGCATTGAGTACTCCACCCCTGGCGGGTCTGCCACTTTTGCTGTGGACCGTCTCAGCG GGGAGGTTCGCCTCCTGGGGCCTTTGGACTATGAGCTGCAGAAGTTGCACAGGCTCACTGTCCTGCTGACTGACCATAGCCAAGACCAGGACCCCACCTGCCACCGCTCAGGCTCTTGCACCATTACCATTGAGGTGGAG GATGTGAACGACCATGCCCCCGAGTGTGAGCCCCCATTTCAGGAGCTCACCATCCACACTCACCTGGGCCGCAGCATGGAGGTGACCAGGGTGTCATGTCAGGTGCCCCAAGAGCCACAGCGCCTGGCTTTCTCCTACAGCATTGTGGGAG GGAATAGTCGGAGCCAATTCAGCCTGCAAGGAGCTGTCCTGGTGCACAACGACCTCATGTTGGGGCCCTCCTGGCCAGAGCAGCCCCATACTTATGAGCTATTGATCCGTGTGGCCGATGCAggtccctccaccccccacctcagCACCACAGCCACTGTCATTGTGCATCTAGTTCCCTGGAGGGCCAGCACAGTGGCCACCAGCACCCACAGAGCCACA GTGACTTCAATGATGACACCCCTGCTTGTGACAGACACGGAGGCTTTCTGGCAGCCGGAGCCCTGGTTTGTGGTGGTGCTGACAGTGACCAGTGCGCTTCTCCTCTTGGCTCTGGGCTGGCTCCTCAGCAGGCTCCTGCGGGG GTTGGCCCAGGTGCTACAGGCACCAAGCAAATCAACCCAGGCTCTACTGCTAAACAG TATCCAGGGAACTGAGGGGTCCGTTGAGAGGTTCATGGAGGCACCGAGGATGGAGACACCCCAGGCACCCAGCAGTGTCATGAGCCTG CATTTTGATGGCAGAGCACAGGACCCCC GTACAGGCAGAGATTACCTGTTCAACACGCACACAGGAGCCCGGCGCTGGCTCTGA